The Dyadobacter subterraneus genome window below encodes:
- a CDS encoding serpin family protein, producing MNKILQIKILIPVFLAGILLGCSNDEIDTGPGEVHSVQIPAQISAGTNDFAFDFFKSLQAFEQPDENLFVSPLSLHIALGMLLNGAENETATEILKTLKMEGVSQTDLNEAYKTLLDDMPVADSKVTLGLANSVWYKNTFQVETDFKNVLNQSFNAEVTGLEFNYAAKDKINQWASDKTNGKIKKVLDKISPDDRMFLLNALYFKGNWAKQFDANSTSDKLFYLSNGLAKHVKMMSVQAELVVNYAEKYTAVKLPYGNGQYEMTILVPKENIAINDVIDSFTSEEWAGLRANESKAQVAVGLPRLTLSYGKRLDSTLRDMGIKKVFTKEADLKKINKTEEIGVAFVRQNTYLGIDEKGTEAAAVTTIGIGLTSAGPSKQIICDHPFGIIINEKTSNTILFMGRIMNPDSK from the coding sequence ATGAATAAAATATTACAGATCAAGATATTAATTCCTGTCTTCCTGGCAGGAATTCTTTTAGGGTGCAGTAACGACGAAATTGATACCGGGCCGGGTGAAGTGCATTCGGTTCAAATTCCGGCGCAGATTTCGGCCGGCACAAATGATTTTGCTTTTGATTTTTTCAAAAGCTTACAGGCCTTCGAGCAACCTGATGAAAATTTATTTGTATCCCCACTAAGTCTCCACATCGCGTTAGGCATGTTGCTGAACGGTGCTGAAAATGAAACCGCTACGGAAATTCTTAAAACGCTTAAAATGGAAGGCGTTTCTCAGACAGATCTTAATGAGGCTTACAAAACGCTTTTAGACGACATGCCGGTGGCAGATTCGAAAGTTACGCTGGGACTTGCCAATTCTGTTTGGTATAAAAATACATTTCAGGTAGAAACTGATTTTAAAAATGTGTTGAATCAGTCTTTTAACGCAGAAGTTACCGGATTGGAATTTAACTATGCTGCCAAAGATAAAATCAATCAATGGGCCAGTGACAAAACCAATGGGAAGATCAAAAAAGTACTTGACAAAATCAGCCCGGACGATAGGATGTTTTTACTCAATGCCTTGTATTTTAAAGGTAACTGGGCAAAACAGTTTGATGCGAACAGTACATCTGACAAATTATTTTATCTGAGTAATGGTTTGGCTAAGCATGTCAAGATGATGTCAGTACAAGCTGAACTTGTTGTTAATTATGCTGAAAAATATACGGCGGTAAAACTACCCTATGGAAATGGTCAGTATGAAATGACTATTCTTGTCCCCAAAGAAAACATAGCAATTAATGATGTAATAGATTCCTTTACTTCGGAGGAATGGGCTGGTTTGAGGGCAAATGAATCGAAAGCCCAAGTAGCGGTCGGCTTACCTCGTTTAACGCTAAGTTACGGAAAACGGCTGGATTCAACTTTGAGAGATATGGGAATTAAGAAGGTTTTTACAAAGGAAGCCGATTTGAAGAAAATCAATAAAACAGAAGAAATTGGGGTGGCATTTGTAAGACAGAATACCTATTTAGGGATCGACGAAAAAGGCACAGAAGCAGCTGCGGTTACCACAATCGGGATTGGGCTTACATCAGCCGGACCATCAAAACAAATCATCTGTGACCACCCATTCGGAATTATTATCAACGAAAAAACATCAAATACAATCCTTTTTATGGGAAGAATCATGAATCCGGATAGTAAATAG
- a CDS encoding energy transducer TonB has product MKRLLLILTLISYQAVSQMVYQPSDVDTQAMPAGGAGLLNQFIASNVQIPFRSSVKGVDGKVFVKGVVERNGTMSGFEIIKGIDSLCDKEAIRVMSLYKAWKPAVLKNEKVRQTVVYHLSFKSPALTNFDSSSWSFIHYYNDKYVVVTDPGQYRYRSIIPLDEKGIVKSDILYEELKAGKWKQISSIPFKRKELWYNVHGEIGVDSVRAYQLSAEDNYETNYVPYLTFQMDGKLLSYIEYFSLGKMAIKKSYYLSGMLKEMETFSDSSSINVTYYDNGQLRSVIENPKRSPEYFKDGKTFSAWDYDGTQKVKNGNGWWKYTSTVTEGSKKILVEEGEFTSGSKNGKWIGKLADNTVYYTEIYNAGKLLEGASFVNGEKITYQNKALQAQFKGGVTELYRFLGTNIIYPPDAAKMGISGRVFISFVVCEDGSLCDYKLEKGVRDDIDREALRVVKRMSGKWQPGEIRGQKVRVKYNLPVNFALQ; this is encoded by the coding sequence ATGAAAAGACTATTATTGATTTTAACATTGATAAGCTATCAGGCTGTAAGTCAGATGGTTTATCAGCCAAGTGATGTAGATACCCAAGCCATGCCGGCAGGAGGTGCTGGTTTACTCAACCAGTTTATTGCGTCTAATGTTCAGATTCCTTTTCGATCTTCTGTGAAAGGAGTTGATGGAAAAGTTTTTGTCAAAGGAGTTGTTGAACGAAACGGAACGATGTCGGGATTTGAGATAATAAAAGGCATTGATTCACTTTGCGATAAGGAGGCAATCCGTGTAATGAGTCTCTACAAAGCCTGGAAACCGGCTGTTTTGAAAAATGAAAAAGTACGGCAAACCGTTGTTTATCATTTATCCTTCAAGTCTCCGGCCCTCACAAATTTCGACAGCAGCAGCTGGAGTTTTATCCATTATTACAATGATAAATATGTCGTTGTAACAGATCCCGGACAATACCGATATCGCAGTATTATCCCGCTGGATGAAAAAGGAATTGTTAAAAGTGATATTCTCTACGAAGAATTAAAGGCTGGAAAATGGAAGCAGATTTCTTCCATTCCATTTAAAAGAAAGGAGCTTTGGTATAATGTACATGGAGAAATTGGTGTCGATTCAGTAAGGGCCTATCAACTGTCTGCCGAAGATAATTATGAGACAAACTATGTGCCTTATCTGACATTTCAAATGGATGGAAAGCTGTTGTCTTACATCGAATATTTTTCACTTGGAAAAATGGCGATTAAAAAGTCTTACTATTTGAGCGGAATGCTGAAAGAAATGGAAACGTTTTCTGACAGCAGCAGTATTAACGTCACTTATTATGACAATGGACAGCTGAGAAGTGTTATTGAAAATCCAAAACGAAGTCCGGAATATTTTAAAGACGGCAAAACCTTTAGTGCCTGGGATTATGACGGCACGCAAAAGGTTAAAAATGGAAATGGCTGGTGGAAATATACTTCGACCGTTACAGAAGGAAGTAAAAAGATTTTGGTTGAGGAAGGTGAATTTACTTCCGGATCTAAAAATGGAAAATGGATTGGTAAACTTGCAGATAACACGGTTTATTACACAGAAATTTATAATGCAGGAAAGTTGTTAGAGGGAGCGTCGTTTGTGAATGGAGAGAAAATTACTTATCAAAACAAAGCTTTACAGGCACAGTTTAAGGGTGGCGTTACAGAGCTTTACCGATTTCTTGGAACCAATATAATTTATCCGCCGGACGCTGCCAAAATGGGAATTTCGGGCAGGGTTTTTATTTCGTTTGTGGTCTGTGAAGACGGAAGTTTATGTGATTATAAACTTGAAAAAGGTGTCCGTGATGATATTGACCGGGAAGCGTTGCGAGTTGTGAAAAGAATGAGTGGTAAATGGCAGCCAGGGGAAATACGCGGTCAGAAGGTTCGGGTTAAGTATAATTTGCCTGTGAATTTTGCGCTTCAATAA
- a CDS encoding UDP-2,3-diacylglucosamine diphosphatase, with product MGETTHFRTIIISDLHLGAGGSKAEEVTNFLKSYSCKKLILNGDIIDAWQLKKYGVWKRKHTMFFKRVLKMIEENKTKVIYIRGNHDDFLDQIIPLRLGKHFQIRKDYVLNSGDKRFYVTHGDVFDSITTNLKWLAYLGDIGYTFLLWINKFYNKYRAWRGLQYYSLSQKIKQSVKLAVNYMSDFEEKLTELARSRDCDGVICGHIHHPAIREIDGIMYMNSGDWVETLSALVEDFEGNWNLIYYNQQHFDEKPAEQKEVRSSRIDSFPTVDKQVAFTGIVLGQDKRRII from the coding sequence ATGGGAGAAACAACTCATTTCCGAACAATTATCATTTCTGACTTACACCTCGGAGCAGGTGGTTCCAAGGCAGAAGAAGTTACCAATTTTCTAAAAAGCTATTCTTGCAAAAAGCTTATTCTGAATGGTGATATTATTGATGCCTGGCAGTTGAAAAAATATGGTGTCTGGAAACGGAAGCATACCATGTTCTTCAAACGGGTATTGAAAATGATTGAGGAAAATAAAACCAAGGTGATCTACATCCGTGGAAATCACGACGATTTTCTTGACCAGATTATACCATTGCGTTTAGGAAAACATTTCCAGATCAGAAAAGATTATGTTCTGAATTCTGGTGACAAACGGTTTTATGTAACGCATGGTGATGTTTTTGATTCCATCACAACGAATCTGAAGTGGCTGGCTTATCTGGGCGATATTGGTTATACGTTTTTGCTTTGGATAAATAAATTTTATAATAAATACCGCGCATGGAGAGGATTGCAATACTATTCTCTTTCCCAAAAAATAAAACAGTCGGTGAAGCTGGCAGTAAATTATATGTCGGATTTTGAAGAAAAACTGACTGAACTTGCCCGTTCACGTGATTGCGACGGCGTTATCTGCGGACATATCCATCACCCGGCAATCCGGGAAATTGATGGAATTATGTACATGAATTCCGGCGACTGGGTTGAAACACTAAGCGCGCTGGTTGAAGATTTTGAAGGAAACTGGAATCTGATTTATTATAATCAGCAGCATTTTGACGAAAAACCTGCGGAACAAAAAGAAGTTCGATCGAGCAGAATCGACAGCTTTCCGACGGTAGACAAACAGGTTGCTTTTACAGGAATAGTTCTGGGACAGGATAAGAGACGGATTATTTAA
- a CDS encoding LVIVD repeat-containing protein has protein sequence MKNKLLFVLLISMLASCKEKDNCTTTRTRLRSVPVIHSFAEIRDSIAVLPAREMHDPGKICFQDNLLFVTEIRKGVHVIDNRDPENPVFLSFIRIPGNGDIVIYQNRLYADSYSDLISFDITNVATIKEVEHANQVFKSGWFNGKWWNVQDGGLDFGETTKKYVTEIVSCNEPEEPTYAVDTLPSSYMDHAKTAPRFAIQDKYLYTVNHEVLGIFDLEKTPKLKSTNSAIIGSTNFSLASFQNKLILEYNYYMWIFDNSNPLVPRMVSVMDSVNFCDKIVVQNDIAYVSQRTGTICGGTKNELKLFNVSDISAPRLINKFPMDGPRALSVDFPILYVCEGTSGFKVFDVSDTAAIDQHLLSHEKDIQANNVFARGKDVFVTATDGLYQLDASDPKDLRRLSKIPFKKI, from the coding sequence GTGAAAAATAAATTACTTTTTGTTCTCCTAATCAGCATGTTAGCGTCTTGCAAGGAAAAGGATAATTGTACTACAACCCGGACAAGGCTCCGGAGTGTTCCGGTTATTCATTCGTTCGCAGAGATTCGTGATAGTATTGCCGTGCTGCCTGCCCGGGAAATGCACGATCCAGGTAAGATTTGTTTCCAGGACAACCTTCTTTTTGTGACTGAGATTAGAAAAGGTGTTCACGTTATTGACAACAGGGATCCTGAGAATCCTGTCTTCCTGTCTTTTATCCGGATTCCGGGAAATGGAGATATAGTCATTTATCAGAACAGGCTTTATGCAGACAGTTATTCTGATTTAATATCATTTGATATTACCAATGTTGCAACTATAAAAGAAGTTGAGCATGCAAATCAGGTATTTAAGTCCGGATGGTTTAATGGAAAATGGTGGAATGTGCAGGATGGAGGTCTGGATTTTGGTGAGACAACCAAGAAATATGTCACAGAAATCGTCAGTTGTAATGAGCCAGAGGAACCGACCTACGCTGTTGATACCTTACCAAGCAGTTACATGGATCATGCAAAAACGGCTCCAAGATTTGCCATTCAGGATAAATACCTCTATACCGTTAATCATGAAGTGCTTGGCATATTCGATTTGGAGAAAACTCCGAAATTGAAATCAACAAATTCAGCCATCATTGGCTCGACTAATTTTTCTCTTGCTTCTTTTCAAAATAAACTAATTCTGGAGTACAACTATTATATGTGGATTTTTGACAATTCGAATCCATTGGTCCCACGAATGGTTTCCGTCATGGATAGCGTTAATTTTTGTGATAAAATAGTTGTACAGAATGACATTGCGTATGTTTCGCAACGAACAGGAACAATTTGCGGAGGAACAAAAAACGAACTCAAACTTTTTAATGTCAGTGATATCAGCGCTCCAAGATTGATTAATAAATTCCCAATGGACGGACCGCGTGCATTAAGCGTGGATTTTCCAATTCTTTACGTCTGTGAAGGTACAAGTGGATTTAAAGTTTTTGATGTCAGTGATACAGCAGCAATTGATCAGCATTTACTTTCCCATGAAAAAGATATTCAGGCAAATAATGTGTTCGCCAGGGGAAAAGATGTTTTTGTCACAGCCACGGATGGCTTGTACCAACTGGATGCTTCGGATCCGAAAGACCTTCGCCGACTCAGTAAGATACCTTTTAAGAAAATATAA
- a CDS encoding energy transducer TonB — translation MKSFILILTLLSFPALSQQIYQVNEVEKAAEPSGGVAFLNQFITANIQIPIKLAAKGMNARVFVKGVIETDGSMSGFEILRSLNKESDAEAIRLLTLYKAWKPGLVKEKPVRQAVVFPVIFRTNPMPEYDSTQNALIEYFDKNNVETTNPEKFKFRNVIPVDERGFVSGDILFQELRLGNWKTNLSLPFEKKEIWAKVSGQTKTDSVKAYSISAKSGNFADAFEEVIIQPDGKLLSHAHYPGGGRPPSSGKYYFVSGVLKEEQIAGDSIVKMINWYENGQLQSVVELSNKKSTLIKNVWEKDGSQIVKDGNGWAKIKGSSFNQRAIYEQGNVVNERKSGRWVGKFADSTLAYEEFFKEGTLENGTSYFDGEKVNYESDFILEPQFKGGKNKMFQFLGENLRPAQAVPIAKGKVILSFVVREDGHLGDYKIEQSLGKSFDDEVIRVVKRMDGQWEAGMLRGRKISVRYRLPVNFE, via the coding sequence ATGAAATCATTCATTTTAATATTAACTCTTTTGAGTTTTCCGGCTTTAAGCCAACAAATCTATCAGGTTAATGAAGTCGAAAAAGCTGCTGAACCTTCTGGCGGTGTTGCCTTTCTAAACCAGTTCATCACCGCAAATATTCAGATTCCGATTAAGTTAGCTGCGAAAGGAATGAACGCACGTGTTTTTGTTAAAGGTGTTATAGAGACAGACGGAAGCATGTCGGGATTTGAAATTCTCAGATCATTGAATAAAGAAAGTGACGCTGAGGCCATTCGTCTTTTGACTTTGTATAAAGCATGGAAGCCAGGTCTAGTTAAAGAAAAACCGGTTAGGCAAGCAGTCGTTTTTCCGGTTATATTCAGGACAAATCCTATGCCGGAATATGACAGCACGCAAAACGCGTTAATTGAATATTTTGATAAGAATAATGTTGAAACAACTAACCCTGAGAAATTTAAATTTAGAAATGTTATTCCGGTTGATGAGCGTGGATTTGTCAGTGGTGATATTTTATTTCAGGAATTACGTTTAGGCAATTGGAAAACAAATTTGAGCCTGCCGTTTGAAAAGAAGGAAATCTGGGCAAAAGTATCGGGGCAGACAAAGACGGATTCGGTAAAAGCATACAGTATTTCAGCCAAGTCAGGCAATTTCGCCGATGCTTTTGAAGAGGTAATTATACAGCCAGACGGAAAACTTCTTTCACATGCACATTATCCGGGTGGTGGACGACCGCCGTCATCAGGGAAATATTATTTTGTAAGTGGTGTGCTTAAAGAAGAACAGATCGCAGGCGACAGTATCGTAAAAATGATTAACTGGTATGAAAACGGACAACTTCAAAGTGTTGTTGAGCTGTCGAACAAAAAAAGCACATTGATTAAAAATGTTTGGGAAAAGGATGGTTCACAAATTGTAAAGGACGGAAATGGGTGGGCTAAGATTAAAGGTAGTTCTTTTAATCAAAGAGCGATTTATGAACAGGGAAACGTTGTGAACGAACGGAAATCGGGAAGATGGGTAGGGAAATTTGCTGACAGCACTTTGGCTTATGAAGAGTTTTTCAAAGAAGGTACTCTGGAAAATGGAACTTCTTATTTTGACGGAGAAAAAGTAAATTATGAAAGCGACTTCATTTTAGAACCGCAATTTAAAGGTGGAAAAAACAAGATGTTTCAATTTCTTGGAGAAAATTTAAGGCCTGCCCAAGCTGTTCCAATAGCAAAAGGAAAGGTGATCCTGTCTTTCGTCGTACGGGAGGACGGGCATTTAGGAGACTATAAAATTGAGCAAAGTTTAGGTAAAAGTTTTGACGATGAAGTGATACGTGTTGTCAAAAGAATGGATGGGCAGTGGGAGGCGGGAATGTTAAGAGGCCGAAAAATAAGTGTGAGATATAGACTGCCGGTTAATTTTGAGTAA
- a CDS encoding glycosyltransferase family protein: MKILFLVQGEGRGHLTQAISMSQILRGAGHDIVGAMVGSAVGRLIPSFFEEQIHSQVYYFNAPSIAYNGGGMNVKRTLLGLVTHLPQYIKSLRYIHQTIREIQPDLIISFYETYSGLYNVLYGTKIPMICVAHQYLILHPDFTSPKNSGISRILINLNSKAASWKANQRLALSFREMESLPDEKLIVVPPLLRQEVRDLYPLKEDFFLVYMTHHSLSEQIIAWHLKHPEIRLQCFWDKADVPDEHQIDETLAFHRINSQKYLSMLASCRALVTTAGFESVCEAMYLGKPVMMVPVPNHYEQECNALDGVISGAGVTSKSFNLSVLLDYLPHHIDQSEKFRNWYHRGEAMFIKNVEVFDKNPPVKQFAIAGQTKK; the protein is encoded by the coding sequence ATGAAGATTTTGTTTTTGGTTCAGGGTGAAGGAAGGGGACACCTGACGCAGGCCATATCCATGAGCCAGATCCTTCGGGGAGCTGGTCATGACATTGTTGGCGCAATGGTTGGCAGTGCGGTCGGGCGGCTCATTCCTTCCTTTTTTGAAGAACAAATTCATTCACAGGTTTATTATTTTAATGCACCCAGTATTGCCTACAACGGCGGTGGAATGAATGTCAAAAGGACTTTGCTGGGCCTTGTCACACATCTTCCGCAATACATAAAAAGTTTACGCTATATACACCAGACGATCCGCGAAATTCAGCCGGATCTGATTATTAGTTTTTATGAAACATACAGCGGCCTCTACAATGTGTTATACGGTACCAAAATACCGATGATCTGCGTCGCGCATCAATATTTAATTCTTCATCCTGATTTTACTTCTCCCAAAAACAGCGGCATCAGCCGCATTCTGATCAACCTTAATTCCAAAGCTGCTTCCTGGAAAGCAAATCAACGGCTCGCTTTGTCGTTCCGGGAAATGGAATCACTGCCTGACGAAAAACTCATTGTGGTGCCACCACTTTTGAGACAAGAAGTACGGGATTTATATCCTTTGAAAGAAGATTTTTTCCTGGTGTACATGACCCATCATAGTTTGAGCGAGCAAATTATAGCATGGCACCTGAAGCATCCGGAGATACGTCTGCAATGCTTTTGGGACAAGGCAGACGTTCCGGATGAACATCAAATTGACGAAACACTTGCGTTTCACAGAATCAACAGCCAGAAATATCTTTCCATGCTGGCAAGCTGCCGCGCGCTGGTAACAACTGCCGGATTTGAATCAGTTTGTGAAGCCATGTATCTTGGAAAACCAGTGATGATGGTGCCCGTTCCAAATCATTACGAACAGGAATGTAACGCGCTGGATGGTGTTATTTCCGGCGCAGGTGTTACTTCCAAAAGCTTCAATCTTTCTGTGCTGCTGGATTATCTTCCACATCATATTGACCAGTCCGAAAAATTCAGAAACTGGTATCACAGAGGAGAAGCGATGTTTATTAAAAATGTCGAAGTTTTTGATAAAAACCCGCCAGTAAAACAGTTTGCGATTGCCGGTCAAACTAAAAAATAA
- a CDS encoding LVIVD repeat-containing protein: protein MKKQLLPILIVLLASTLWSCNDQCKETRITRRYTPVSIALKEIRSSVKAEAPHELERPGKIYVKGNYLFINEIKQGIHVINNSDPANPSFVSFIKIPGNGDLSVRNNILYADSYTDLVALDISDPANPTEVSRVENVFRNGQFDGAAWYLNQINGVDNLTIQDYTIDYVTETVTTSCEENVMQYIYATYDAVKSVNFGSSSVSASSNGQAGSMSRFALYDQYLYTVGQGNLRLFNISNPTKPTDFATVNIGWNVETIFPYQKKLFLGSTTGMFIFDNSDPASPKQLANFQHGRACDPVVVHDDIAYVTLRTGTACGGDQNQLDLVDVSNASSPTLIKSYQMENPHGLSIDFPTLYLCEGDKGLKVFDVTDKNGVDQHLLSFKKDMHAYDVISLGITLLLIGDDGFYQYDASDPANLRELSKIPVKKAMQ, encoded by the coding sequence ATGAAAAAACAACTACTTCCGATTTTAATTGTATTGCTGGCCAGCACTTTATGGTCTTGTAACGATCAATGTAAAGAAACCAGAATTACACGGCGTTATACTCCGGTTTCTATTGCGCTTAAAGAAATTCGTAGTAGTGTTAAAGCCGAAGCCCCGCATGAGCTGGAAAGGCCCGGGAAAATTTACGTGAAAGGTAATTATTTGTTTATCAATGAAATAAAACAAGGAATTCATGTGATCAATAACAGCGATCCTGCAAATCCAAGTTTTGTTTCTTTTATCAAAATTCCTGGAAACGGTGATTTGTCTGTTCGAAATAACATTCTGTATGCCGACAGTTATACGGATCTCGTTGCACTGGATATCAGTGATCCGGCCAATCCTACGGAAGTAAGCCGTGTTGAAAATGTTTTTAGAAATGGTCAGTTTGACGGCGCAGCCTGGTATTTGAATCAGATCAACGGAGTAGACAATCTGACGATCCAGGATTATACCATTGATTATGTTACTGAAACGGTAACAACCAGTTGTGAAGAAAATGTAATGCAATACATATATGCCACTTATGACGCGGTCAAATCGGTAAATTTCGGCTCATCTTCGGTTTCTGCGTCTTCCAATGGGCAAGCTGGTTCTATGTCACGTTTTGCGCTTTATGATCAATATTTGTATACAGTCGGACAAGGAAATTTGCGTTTGTTCAACATCTCTAATCCAACAAAACCAACCGATTTTGCTACCGTAAATATTGGCTGGAATGTTGAAACAATATTTCCCTATCAGAAAAAACTGTTTCTGGGCTCCACAACCGGAATGTTTATTTTTGACAATTCTGATCCGGCTTCTCCCAAACAACTTGCTAATTTCCAGCATGGACGAGCGTGCGATCCCGTTGTAGTTCATGATGACATCGCTTATGTAACACTCAGAACAGGCACAGCCTGTGGCGGTGACCAGAATCAGCTTGATTTGGTAGATGTCAGCAACGCATCTTCTCCTACGCTGATCAAATCCTACCAGATGGAAAATCCACATGGATTGAGCATCGACTTCCCAACTTTATATTTATGCGAAGGTGATAAAGGCCTGAAAGTTTTTGATGTTACCGACAAAAATGGTGTTGATCAGCACCTGCTTTCGTTCAAAAAAGACATGCATGCCTACGATGTAATTTCACTTGGCATAACACTTTTACTTATCGGTGACGACGGTTTTTATCAGTACGATGCGAGCGATCCGGCAAATCTTCGTGAGTTAAGTAAAATACCGGTTAAAAAAGCTATGCAATGA
- a CDS encoding LVIVD repeat-containing protein, whose amino-acid sequence MKKGLLILFLAILAGNFLSCKDKCNETRIVEKQVPITYPLSDMRNNLKTIAAREIHAAGKMAVKGQYLFINEIGEGIHVIDNSDPANPRFLSFLQIPGNGDIVIFNNTLYADSYCDMVALAISDVNNIKETDRLKQIFRSGWFNEDKWSILNDSLFKQEYKTEYVTETIDCENPNMVDPEPVNSLRESTISGNFPKVFSRLNLNENDLFTIEPLSGLRRYSLSNPSSPVFISALTIPQMESPLFWTFANQKVLYAPFFARTILFDLSNPSSIPQISVLENRAPCDKFIFEGQIAYVISQGGGFCGNPVSKLDLLDISDASAPTIISTYPMKSPQNLAIDFPFLYVCEGVNGFKVFDVTDKMNVDKNLITSNTELHANDIILSGKVVIVNAEDGIYQFDATDPKNLKQLSKISF is encoded by the coding sequence ATGAAAAAAGGATTACTCATCTTATTTCTGGCTATTTTGGCCGGAAATTTCCTGTCGTGCAAGGATAAGTGTAATGAAACGCGGATTGTAGAAAAGCAGGTTCCAATAACCTATCCGCTTTCTGATATGCGCAATAATCTTAAAACGATAGCTGCGCGGGAAATTCATGCTGCCGGAAAAATGGCCGTTAAGGGCCAATATTTATTTATAAATGAGATTGGAGAAGGGATTCATGTTATTGACAACAGCGATCCTGCCAATCCAAGGTTTCTTTCTTTTCTGCAAATTCCTGGTAACGGTGATATCGTAATTTTCAACAATACTTTGTATGCCGATAGCTATTGTGACATGGTTGCCCTTGCTATTAGTGATGTTAACAACATCAAAGAAACTGATCGGTTGAAGCAAATTTTCAGGTCTGGTTGGTTCAACGAAGATAAATGGTCAATTTTAAACGATAGTCTTTTTAAACAAGAATACAAAACTGAGTATGTGACCGAGACAATAGACTGTGAGAATCCTAACATGGTTGATCCGGAGCCGGTCAATTCACTTCGGGAAAGCACCATATCGGGTAATTTCCCAAAAGTATTTTCTAGGTTGAATTTAAATGAAAATGACCTTTTTACGATTGAACCTCTTTCGGGTTTACGTAGATATAGTTTGTCAAATCCGTCTTCGCCTGTCTTTATATCTGCTTTGACAATACCTCAAATGGAATCACCTCTGTTTTGGACTTTTGCAAATCAAAAAGTATTGTATGCTCCTTTTTTTGCACGTACGATTCTTTTCGATCTTTCAAATCCTTCCAGTATACCACAGATTTCCGTTCTGGAAAATCGGGCGCCTTGCGATAAATTTATTTTTGAGGGTCAGATTGCTTATGTTATTTCACAAGGCGGAGGATTTTGCGGAAATCCAGTCAGTAAACTTGATCTTTTGGACATAAGTGATGCAAGTGCTCCAACAATAATAAGTACTTACCCAATGAAAAGCCCTCAGAATCTGGCCATTGATTTTCCATTTTTATATGTCTGTGAAGGGGTAAACGGATTCAAAGTTTTTGATGTAACCGATAAAATGAATGTTGATAAAAACCTGATTACGTCCAATACGGAACTTCATGCAAATGATATTATTCTTTCCGGAAAGGTAGTGATTGTAAATGCGGAAGATGGAATTTATCAGTTTGATGCTACTGATCCGAAAAATTTGAAACAGCTAAGCAAAATCTCTTTTTAA